The window GATGCAGCCCGACCGCGGCCGGCGCGCCTTGTCGACCACCGCGATGTCGCCGGGAAACAATCCCCGGCCGGTCATGCTCTCGCCGGCGACCCGGACCAGGAACACGCTCGGCGCGCCGATCCCATGCAGCTCATTGAGATCGAGCGGACGCTCCAGGCTGTCCTCGGCCGGCGACGGGAAACCGCACGCCACCGACGCCGTCACCAGGGGGGCGCTCGCGGAGGTCCGGACCTCCCCCTTCAGGAAGGCGCCGATCCCGCTCGCGGAACCGCCCCGGGCCGCCGCCACACGCCTGGCGGCATCCGCGATGTCGACTGGCAAGCGGACGACCTTCGTCGGCTCGGCCGGCGGCCTCCCCGCCCCTTCCCGGGGCCCACCCCAGGACGTCCGCTTGCTCTGCCGCATCTGCCCGACCCTCCGTCTTGAAATCCGTAACGGATATCAAGCGCACGGGTTGCGCCCAGGGTCGAGAGTCGTCGCGCGTCAAGCGAAAAGACGCGCCGTAGGGTGTGAATTCAGTGGATAACCCATGCATCCGGACCCTGAGCAGCGCTCGCGACCGCGGTCGGACACCGCTGCAGGCAACCGCTCGGGAACACCGACGCGGGCATTCCCCTCATCAGCCACCACTCCCGATCGAAAGTTGGCCGCGGCCAACTCCGGCTTTTCCCTCACGTTCAATGACTTCTAGAGCCTGGCGCCCTGTCGGATCCATCCGTGCTCACCATCCGCAAGGTAAGGATCCATTAACGATTAAATTCTTGCAAAGCTGAACTGTTTATGGATATATAAAACGGATTGGTACCGTTTTTTCGGCCAAATCCGTTTTCAAGGGCATAGCATGTCGTCGCTCGCTGTATCTCAGGTAGAAGCCACTGCC of the Methylobacterium aquaticum genome contains:
- a CDS encoding LexA family protein — encoded protein: MPVDIADAARRVAAARGGSASGIGAFLKGEVRTSASAPLVTASVACGFPSPAEDSLERPLDLNELHGIGAPSVFLVRVAGESMTGRGLFPGDIAVVDKARRPRSGCIVVACLNGDFTMKTYLKRGDEVILKAENPAFPDITVPEEADFQVWGVVTGSSRVF